From the genome of Micropterus dolomieu isolate WLL.071019.BEF.003 ecotype Adirondacks unplaced genomic scaffold, ASM2129224v1 scaffold_216, whole genome shotgun sequence:
ATTTAGAAAATTCTAAATATAAGAAATTTGTTGAATGCCACACATTTAATATCACCAGTATGCCTCACAAGAAGTGTTAGCTGATAACAAGGGCTAACAGACAAGTTGAGGCccgaaaacataaaataactttaaattaagaaagttaaaatgtttggtTGTTTTTAGACGTCAGCTTAAACAACAAAAGGAATGAAGTTGTATTCAGCACAAATCAATAACTGACAACagaacaaaatgtatttgtgtctcCATCACAATTGTTTCCAGTCTTACCTTCGTTGGTTCTGATCTTCGCTTTGTCCAGTTTGGTGACGATGTCGTTCTTCACACCAGAGAGCTGAAACACACATTCGTACTTCTCCCAGTCTCCAGATGGAGGTTTCAGGTCAACACTCATCTGGAAGGATCCATCGTTGTTGGGGAGGATATCTCCGTGGTCCACGTCCTCATGAAGCTCCTCTCCATCTTTCCTCCAGAACATCGCAGCTCTGTCAGGGTGAGATCACAGCTCATCTATCATCAGCTGATATCACATCTTCACCACAGACACACGCTCATCCAGAACAGAGGATCTACACCTCCCGCTGTTGGagtgtgtgtcatgttattaTATCTCAGTTGGGAATTTAACCTCAATGCACACTAACTGATGGTGACTTGTGTTAACGTACGCGTTAACAAATGATCTGACATTAGATCTGCATAACAGGTCCCGGCAGATAAGTGAACATTTAAACTATAAAATGCTCACTTCAGTCGGCAGCACCACTGAAATATGTAGAAAGTTAGGAACTTGATAAGCAGAATCCAAACGCATGTTTCTTATCGAATCCACGGTTCTTTGAAACGGTTCATGATACCCAACCGTAGTTAGGATAGGAGTCATCTTCATCTGTGTCTTTATCTTCAtgctttttatgtatttttattgacaGATACCTAGATACCAGTAAGATACCATTAAGTTTCCAGTACAATAACTACAGCTTGATATTTGACCCCTATTTTGTAGCACATGATTTGAATTACAACCAGAGCTGCTGAAAGAACTTCTGAAGTTATTTTTTCACTTCTGCTCAAACCTTTTTCTCCAGTCCactcctcctcactgtcctcaCTGTCAGATGGGATTTACCTAACAGATGAATCCTGCTCTTTAGTTACATAGAACAATGTTTTGGCCATTTTCCTGTGGAAAATTAaaagaagtaataataaataaatacatacatacaactaTATTTAGAGCTTATATTGTGAACTGCTGCATGTGATAATATGTGTAACATCCAAACACATGGTCAGCAAAGACCTTCTTGAAAAGTAGCCCTTATCGCACAACGTTGCCCTGaggcaacaaaaagaaaaactgaatttctgaacaggcaaaataaaaaagaacatcATAAACCTGACAAAAGGTTTCTCGAAACCTTCATACAcgcaaaaatattttttaattaaagttcaTGTAACtttaaataagatttttaaACCAAATAATCTTGCCTTCTTCTCACACCACCTGCTCCTGTGACCAAGTGTCAGAAAAGGAAGTTCTGCCTTCATATGGTGCTTTATAGTGACTCCCACAGCTTATTGGACTGTTCTTTGATACTTTTTTGACCATTATAATTGGTTGCAATCATTTATAGAAACAAGTACTGGATATGGGGCTTAAGAAAACTTTCCGTTGCCTGAGGGTAATGCTGTGCTGTAGAGGATGTGGTTTTAGCATTCAGGTGACACTTCGTTCAAGATTAGGTGTGTAGTTGTAATGTTCAAGGTTAGGATAAGGGGCTAggtgcattatgtcaatgagatttCCCCAACGGATAGTTGaacaaatgtatgtatgtgtgtgtacaggataaaaaaataaacaacattttatcagtagaaagtaaaacataaacaaacctCCAGTTTGGTCGAAGCGCTGCTTTGCAACTTCGATGTTGGCTTTGAAGACCTGCTGGGCAGCCAGAGAGATCTGAGTCTCCCTCTGCCAGTACTGAGGATCATCTGCTGTGACTCTGCTCATCCAGTCCTGTCTGGGTTCTGCTCTCCTGGTGTTACTGTCATAGTGAAACATCTGAACTTCATCAACCAACCCAACAGCCACAAACTCTGGGAAGTTTGGGACTCCAGACGACGCAGTGTAGAAATACTTCAGAGAGTGAGTCGCTGTAAGAAAAAGGTTATGTTACTGAACAATTATATTTTCGTGCACACAGAATCAAAAAGAACAAGACCTCCTAATATTCTCAGTTGTGCTCtcaatacaaaaatacatttctagaAAAAGACCCCACACTGTCAAGAGGTTCTCCTCTCATGCAGCAAACAGCACCAGCGTTTGCCAGTTTGAGCACCAAGGGTGAAATGAGGTGAAACGGGAGAAGGGCGCCGACGTCAACCTCCATCTGAGCCACTGGGAGTTTAGACTGAGCATCAAAGTCACATGACTCTGTGAATCTGACCCGCTGAGGGTATTAccgaaagtgaaagtaaaatttTACTCTGTGTTAGAGGAAGGCAGGCTTTGTTTTAGTATCTCAGCTTTGGTTGCATCTGAAAGGAGTATTAAACCTTCAGCTGCTCAGATNNNNNNNNNNNNNNNNNNNNNNNNNNNNNNNNNNNNNNNNNNNNNNNNNNNNNNNNNNNNNNNNNNNNNNNNNNNNNNNNNNNNNNNNNNNNNNNNNNNNGTCATTACTTAagattattcatttttattgtcattgcatgGTACTTTGAACCAAATTCAGGTGAACTACCTAAAACTGTGCTCaaaatacacataaacaaaacacaacatgaacGGTATATTTAAGTTTAACTTCCAATATCTATGATTTCCAATATTCAGAATTTTATTATATCTTATGGCattcagttcagtttcagtTATTGCCATATTAAAAGctgagtttatatatatatattatattattataattattatataataatttagaATATAATTTGTTAAATTCAAACATTCCCTCCAATATGAACTGATGTTTTGATCACTTTTAgtactgattttaaaagattattCCAGATTTTTAAAAGAGTAAACTTTCAGGTTTTTGCAGGTGCTAATTAAATTATTGATTATATCAGAAACCTgcactgtcctctactgtctgAACTCATGTCGATCATATTTCTATGTTCACCTACACTAAAATTCTGACCCCcttaaaattgttttttcaaatctgatcaagaatacatttatttaacattacaaCTAAATTACCAACAACACActttttgtataaaaatgatcagtTTAACAACTTTATAGTTTTGGACAAGAAACTATAAAGTTTCTTCACTCTCctgtgttattttcaacacGGCTTTACACTTTCCAATTGCGTGCAATGTGTACGCCAAACTCCAATTTTGCGTGCATATGATTAGCAAATCCTTCCCATTAACTTTGGTCCATGCTGGTCCTGACGTTGAACTCTGTGTGAGCTGCACCCGCttgcccattttctgtttgactttttgttgtacagtctgtttaataaatctttccacccataccaaaacccatctggtttatgtttacgtCTCTCCTACACTTAGACAGCGGGGAAGCAACAATCGCCTTTTATAATAAAATTGTAACCATTTTAATTTGATGGTACCATTCATTGGGTCAAAGTCAGTGGCATTTAACCCCCCTTCTTTGGCAGATTTCACTGTATCgcttttaatgatttatttttccataTAAAATTGAAATTATCTTGATTGATCTCCTTAACTTATTTGTCGGGTATATCCAATGAGTAGGGTGGAAAGGTAAGTCTTTCCAGCTTTGCATTTTAGTAAGTAAAAAGCGTCCAAAAACAGATAAGCCTCTTTGAAGCCAACTGTTAAGAATAGCTCTATTGTTCTGAATGGTATTTTCTATGTTGGATGTTTCTCTAACCTTTTTATCTCTGGAAATTACAATACCTAAATATCTGACTTCATTTTTTACTTGGATATTATACACGTTAACTGTGGCATGGTCTTGAATagttaaaattttacattttttcatattCAACTTTAAACCCGATGCTTTGGAAAACAGAGAGATCGCTTTTAAtgctgctggaaaaaaaaagtgtggtGTCAACTGCCAATTGACTTATTACCAATAAATTTCCCATGACATTTAGGGGTTGGATATTCgggctatttttttttacatggatTGCTAGTAATTCGGCTACAATAACAACAAAGGCGATGTTGGACAACCTTGTCGAATGCCTCTTTTTATATC
Proteins encoded in this window:
- the LOC123967287 gene encoding BOLA class I histocompatibility antigen, alpha chain BL3-6-like isoform X1 gives rise to the protein MAKTLFYVTKEQDSSVRAAMFWRKDGEELHEDVDHGDILPNNDGSFQMSVDLKPPSGDWEKYECVFQLSGVKNDIVTKLDKAKIRTNEESDTSSTTGSQDSTSLLI
- the LOC123967287 gene encoding major histocompatibility complex class I-related gene protein-like isoform X3 — its product is MFWRKDGEELHEDVDHGDILPNNDGSFQMSVDLKPPSGDWEKYECVFQLSGVKNDIVTKLDKAKIRTNEESDTSSTTGSQDSTSLLI